In Zingiber officinale cultivar Zhangliang chromosome 1A, Zo_v1.1, whole genome shotgun sequence, a genomic segment contains:
- the LOC122018167 gene encoding ultraviolet-B receptor UVR8-like isoform X1 encodes MNGGEEGRGGGRGGEEEMEEDGREAMVVEVKEEERASEKTVLMWGYLPGASPQRSPLLQPVAVRMPDSQAGDCWKDVSGGGCGFALVISEFGKLFTWGSTDDMGQSYVTSGKHEETPEVFDLPTEVPIVKAAAGWAHCVAVTAQGDVYTWGWKECVPTGRIMRDQSFPGGTSEKEEKHGGFLSDQASPRSQGSRTSGSGFDSRVGDENTKRRRINSVKVGPESSSSGDEALSAPPCLVILNVGVHISIVATGGRHTLALSDAGQVWGWGYGGEGQLGLGSRIRNVSSPHPVPCLESTSFSKERSSIAMKGNQDGQSYKIIGSSVTTIACGGRHSAAVTDTGVLLTFGWGLYGQCGQGSTEDELNPTCVSSLLGVEIQGIAAGLWHTVCTSIDGAVYTFGGNQFGQLGTGSDLAETLPKLLDHPCLENKNAKVVSCGARHSAMMTEDEQVFCWGWNKYGQLGLGDAIDRNTPALVPLGSHRPKNVSCGWWHTLVFAESPT; translated from the exons ATGAATGgtggtgaggaagggagaggaggaggaagaggaggggagGAGGAGATGGAGGAAGACGGGAGGGAGGCGATGGTGGTGGAGgtgaaggaggaggagagggcgaGTGAGAAGACGGTGCTGATGTGGGGTTATCTCCCAGGTGCGTCGCCTCAGAGATCGCCGCTGCTTCAACCGGTGGCCGTCCGAATGCCGGACTCGCAAGCCGGAGACTGCTGGAAAGACGTCAGCGGCGGTGGATGCGGTTTCGCCTTGGTCATCTCAG AGTTTGGCAAGCTTTTTACATGGGGTTCGACTGATGATATGGGGCAAAGTTATGTTACATCAGGAAAGCATGAG GAGACTCCTGAAGTATTTGACCTCCCAACTGAGGTGCCCATAGTCAAGGCAGCTGCTGGATGGGCTCATTGCGTAGCAGTCACAG CTCAAGGAGATGTCTATACTTGGGGATGGAAAGAGTGTGTCCCAACTGGGAGGATTATGAGAGACCAATCATTTCCTGGAGGGACATCAGAAAAGGAGGAAAAACATGGTGGATTCCTGAGCGATCAAG CAAGCCCTAGGTCCCAGGGGTCAAGAACTAGTGGATCTGGTTTTGATAGTAGGGTTGGTGATGAGAATACTAAGAGAAGAAGAATAAATTCAGTTAAAGTAGGACCAGAAAGTTCATCATCAGGGGATGAAGCTCTTTCAGCGCCTCCATGTCTTGTAATTCTCAATGTGGGAGTACATATCTCAATTGTTGCTACTGGTGGACGGCATACACTAGCATTATCAG ATGCGGGTCAAGTGTGGGGATGGGGATATGGAGGAGAAGGACAACTTGGTTTGGGTAGTCGTATACGAAATGTGTCTTCTCCTCATCCTGTACCTTGTTTAGAATCAACTTCTTTCAGTAAAGAACGATCATCCATTGCTATGAAGGGGAATCAAGATGGCCAGTCTTATAAAATCATAGGGAGCTCTGTCACGACCATTGCTTGTGGTGGTCGACACAGTGCTGCAGTTACAG ATACAGGAGTGTTACTTACTTTTGGCTGGGGGCTTTATGGCCAG tGTGGACAAGGAAGTACGGAGGATGAACTGAATCCAACTTGTGTTTCATCTCTTCTGGGTGTCGAAATTCAAGGAATTGCTGCTGGCTTGTGGCACACTGTGTGCACATCTATTGATGGTGCCGTATACACCTTTGGGGGAAATCAGTTTGGGCAGTTAGGAACTGGTTCTGATCTAGCAGAG ACTCTTCCAAAACTATTGGATCATCCATGCCTAGAAAACAAGAATGCTAAAGTAGTCTCTTGCGGAGCACGCCATAGCGCCATGATGACAG AGGATGAGCAGGTTTTTTGCTGGGGATGGAACAAATATGGCCAG CTCGGTTTAGGGGATGCGATTGACCGAAACACCCCAGCATTGGTTCCACTCGGAAGCCACAGGCCAAAAAACGTTTCTTGTGGGTGGTGGCATACCTTGGTTTTTGCCGAGTCTCCTACATGA
- the LOC122018167 gene encoding ultraviolet-B receptor UVR8-like isoform X2 translates to MNGGEEGRGGGRGGEEEMEEDGREAMVVEVKEEERASEKTVLMWGYLPGASPQRSPLLQPVAVRMPDSQAGDCWKDVSGGGCGFALVISEFGKLFTWGSTDDMGQSYVTSGKHEETPEVFDLPTEVPIVKAAAGWAHCVAVTAQGDVYTWGWKECVPTGRIMRDQSFPGGTSEKEEKHGGFLSDQASPRSQGSRTSGSGFDSRVGDENTKRRRINSVKVGPESSSSGDEALSAPPCLVILNVGVHISIVATGGRHTLALSDAGQVWGWGYGGEGQLGLGSRIRNVSSPHPVPCLESTSFSKERSSIAMKGNQDGQSYKIIGSSVTTIACGGRHSAAVTDTGVLLTFGWGLYGQCGQGSTEDELNPTCVSSLLGVEIQGIAAGLWHTVCTSIDGAVYTFGGNQFGQLGTGSDLAETLPKLLDHPCLENKNAKVVSCGARHSAMMTGFLLGMEQIWPARFRGCD, encoded by the exons ATGAATGgtggtgaggaagggagaggaggaggaagaggaggggagGAGGAGATGGAGGAAGACGGGAGGGAGGCGATGGTGGTGGAGgtgaaggaggaggagagggcgaGTGAGAAGACGGTGCTGATGTGGGGTTATCTCCCAGGTGCGTCGCCTCAGAGATCGCCGCTGCTTCAACCGGTGGCCGTCCGAATGCCGGACTCGCAAGCCGGAGACTGCTGGAAAGACGTCAGCGGCGGTGGATGCGGTTTCGCCTTGGTCATCTCAG AGTTTGGCAAGCTTTTTACATGGGGTTCGACTGATGATATGGGGCAAAGTTATGTTACATCAGGAAAGCATGAG GAGACTCCTGAAGTATTTGACCTCCCAACTGAGGTGCCCATAGTCAAGGCAGCTGCTGGATGGGCTCATTGCGTAGCAGTCACAG CTCAAGGAGATGTCTATACTTGGGGATGGAAAGAGTGTGTCCCAACTGGGAGGATTATGAGAGACCAATCATTTCCTGGAGGGACATCAGAAAAGGAGGAAAAACATGGTGGATTCCTGAGCGATCAAG CAAGCCCTAGGTCCCAGGGGTCAAGAACTAGTGGATCTGGTTTTGATAGTAGGGTTGGTGATGAGAATACTAAGAGAAGAAGAATAAATTCAGTTAAAGTAGGACCAGAAAGTTCATCATCAGGGGATGAAGCTCTTTCAGCGCCTCCATGTCTTGTAATTCTCAATGTGGGAGTACATATCTCAATTGTTGCTACTGGTGGACGGCATACACTAGCATTATCAG ATGCGGGTCAAGTGTGGGGATGGGGATATGGAGGAGAAGGACAACTTGGTTTGGGTAGTCGTATACGAAATGTGTCTTCTCCTCATCCTGTACCTTGTTTAGAATCAACTTCTTTCAGTAAAGAACGATCATCCATTGCTATGAAGGGGAATCAAGATGGCCAGTCTTATAAAATCATAGGGAGCTCTGTCACGACCATTGCTTGTGGTGGTCGACACAGTGCTGCAGTTACAG ATACAGGAGTGTTACTTACTTTTGGCTGGGGGCTTTATGGCCAG tGTGGACAAGGAAGTACGGAGGATGAACTGAATCCAACTTGTGTTTCATCTCTTCTGGGTGTCGAAATTCAAGGAATTGCTGCTGGCTTGTGGCACACTGTGTGCACATCTATTGATGGTGCCGTATACACCTTTGGGGGAAATCAGTTTGGGCAGTTAGGAACTGGTTCTGATCTAGCAGAG ACTCTTCCAAAACTATTGGATCATCCATGCCTAGAAAACAAGAATGCTAAAGTAGTCTCTTGCGGAGCACGCCATAGCGCCATGATGACAG GTTTTTTGCTGGGGATGGAACAAATATGGCCAG CTCGGTTTAGGGGATGCGATTGA
- the LOC122018193 gene encoding uncharacterized protein LOC122018193 isoform X2, with product MAQDLFLPSLSHFLRRHLFLVSGEEPCDPHPRQEDEHRLAVLTRRMARHLLLDDAEVDQEMPEKAEGYLERGILGSTKEASSALHDLKCFFDPASARQQLQAANFQHLKRLQSMNQNSNSRQSKNRGCGRGNGCPLDLPPSAWPPLLKPPPPLPHHRRAMLLGTSRKESVGTGVFLPRVAAAKFVPRKKSIHYKKRQASTLNLSLNAAAAADAPVAAQETELPKEWTY from the exons ATGGCCCAAGACCTCTTCCTTCCCTCCTTGTCCCATTTCCTCCGCCGCCACCTCTTTCTCGTTTCCGGCGAGGAACCCTGCGACCCCCACCCGCGGCAGGAGGACGAGCATCGCTTGGCGGTGCTCACGCGGCGCATGGCTCGCCACCTCCTCCTGGACGACGCCGAGGTCGACCAGGAGATGCCGGAGAAGGCCGAG GGTTACCTGGAACGCGGGATTCTCGGTTCGACGAAGGAGGCTTCTTCGGCGTTACACGATCTCAAATGCTTTTTCGATCCGGCTTCGGCACGCCAGCAACTGCAAGCGGCTAAT TTTCAGCACCTGAAGCGACTCCAATCGATGAATCAGAACTCCAATTCGAGGCAGAGCAAAAACAGAGGTTGCGGACGTGGAAATGGCTGCCCCTTAGATCTGCCGCCTTCCGCGTGGCCGCCTCTGCTAAAGCCACCTCCGCCACTGCCGCATCACCGGCGGGCGATGCTCCTCGGCACCTCCCGCAAGGAGTCCGTTGGCACCGGCGTTTTCCTCCCCCGAGTCGCCGCCGCCAAATTCGTGCCAAGGAAGAAGTCCA TTCATTACAAAAAGCGTCAAGCTTCAACTCTGAATCTGAGCTTAAACG cagcagcagcagcagatgCGCCAGTCGCAGCGCAGGAGACTGAACTTCCCAAAGAGTGGACGTACTGA
- the LOC122018193 gene encoding uncharacterized protein LOC122018193 isoform X1: MAQDLFLPSLSHFLRRHLFLVSGEEPCDPHPRQEDEHRLAVLTRRMARHLLLDDAEVDQEMPEKAEGYLERGILGSTKEASSALHDLKCFFDPASARQQLQAANFQHLKRLQSMNQNSNSRQSKNRGCGRGNGCPLDLPPSAWPPLLKPPPPLPHHRRAMLLGTSRKESVGTGVFLPRVAAAKFVPRKKSIHYKKRQASTLNLSLNAAAAAADAPVAAQETELPKEWTY; this comes from the exons ATGGCCCAAGACCTCTTCCTTCCCTCCTTGTCCCATTTCCTCCGCCGCCACCTCTTTCTCGTTTCCGGCGAGGAACCCTGCGACCCCCACCCGCGGCAGGAGGACGAGCATCGCTTGGCGGTGCTCACGCGGCGCATGGCTCGCCACCTCCTCCTGGACGACGCCGAGGTCGACCAGGAGATGCCGGAGAAGGCCGAG GGTTACCTGGAACGCGGGATTCTCGGTTCGACGAAGGAGGCTTCTTCGGCGTTACACGATCTCAAATGCTTTTTCGATCCGGCTTCGGCACGCCAGCAACTGCAAGCGGCTAAT TTTCAGCACCTGAAGCGACTCCAATCGATGAATCAGAACTCCAATTCGAGGCAGAGCAAAAACAGAGGTTGCGGACGTGGAAATGGCTGCCCCTTAGATCTGCCGCCTTCCGCGTGGCCGCCTCTGCTAAAGCCACCTCCGCCACTGCCGCATCACCGGCGGGCGATGCTCCTCGGCACCTCCCGCAAGGAGTCCGTTGGCACCGGCGTTTTCCTCCCCCGAGTCGCCGCCGCCAAATTCGTGCCAAGGAAGAAGTCCA TTCATTACAAAAAGCGTCAAGCTTCAACTCTGAATCTGAGCTTAAACG cagcagcagcagcagcagatgCGCCAGTCGCAGCGCAGGAGACTGAACTTCCCAAAGAGTGGACGTACTGA
- the LOC122018220 gene encoding mucin-5AC-like, giving the protein MNHGLRAGVMAAPAPERTLTKEADDELALFLEMRKQEKERSNMPPQNASEIDPPSGSKQGIAPLFKITKARMDEFLNSDRGKNDYDWLLTPPGTPIVQSSDTEYRRSPIGSNGTPNARSTMLRSRLINAPDPSRDSLLPRPALNSSAMGIRRLSSAGGRNHSGSRPATPTGRSTILAGPITTSRPSTPTSRATIRSKSQAPPPRSSTPVRSSTPTSRPTVLTTSNHSLRSTTPTRKPSTPNRPSSVIGSASTASRSSTPSRGNSATIKSRPVKPADIPGFSLDAPPNLRTSLPDRPSSASRGRPGVLSRRSSSVEPGPGARPRRQSCSPSRGRAPNGGTQRVNSVQAPSKLQQSGANVNSIAIGNKMVELTVNMRRLVPLKQHDYRSTNSSLSTRSSLSPGSTGFGRSLSKQSLDMAFRHMDIGQTIPNNLRPVSASSSTYSVRSGPTRSRTLSVSNSPLATSSTTSSERSVNNNHMAGLDGSEVEEDMISEKGSICSSTLSIAR; this is encoded by the exons ATGAATCACGGCCTTAGGGCTGGGGTGATGGCGGCGCCGGCTCCGGAGCGGACCTTGACCAAAGAGGCGGATGACGAGCTCGCCCTATTCCTCGAGATGCGGAAGCAGGAGAAGGAGCGGAGCAACATGCCACCGCAAAACGCCAGCGAAATCGACCCTCCATCGG GTTCTAAACAAGGGATTGCTCCCCTATTCAAGATCACAAAGGCCCGAATGGATGAATTCCTAAACTCTGACCGCGGAAAAAATGACTACGACTG GCTTCTTACACCACCAGGTACTCCAATTGTTCAATCTTCAGATACTGAATATAGAAGATCTCCTATCGGCAGTAATGGAACACCAAATGCTCGTTCAACTATGCTGAGATCTAGG TTAATAAATGCTCCAGATCCTTCAAGAGATTCATTGTTACCCAGACCTGCATTGAACTCATCTGCTATGGGAATTCGGCGACTATCCTCTGCCGGTGGCCGTAATCACAGTGGCTCTAGACCTGCTACGCCGACTGGACGTTCTACTATACTTGCTGGTCCAATAACTACCAGTAGACCTTCCACTCCAACATCTCGAGCTACTATACGTTCAAAGTCACAAGCACCTCCACCACGGTCGTCGACACCGGTCAGGTCTTCTACACCAACTTCCAGACCCACAGTACTGACAACCAGTAATCACTCTTTGAGGTCAACAACTCCTACAAGAAAGCCTTCTACACCAAATCGACCATCTTCTGTCATAGGATCTGCTTCAACAGCATCTAGAAGTTCAACACCATCACGAGGAAACTCTGCGACCATAAAGTCTCGACCAGTGAAACCAGCAGACATCCCTGGCTTTTCACTTGATGCACCTCCAAACTTAAGAACATCATTACCTGATAGACCATCTTCAGCTTCTCGAGGCAGGCCTGGAGTCCTCAGCAGACGGTCATCTTCTGTTGAACCTGGTCCCGGTGCCCGACCAAGACGCCAGTCTTGCTCTCCATCCAGAGGAAGGGCTCCAAATGGTGGCACTCAAAGGGTAAATTCTGTGCAAGCTCCAAGCAAACTACAGCAAAGTGGTGCCAATGTGAATTCTATTGCAATTGGAAATAAAATGGTCGAGCTCACAGTCAACATGAGAAGGCTCGTGCCCTTGAAGCAACACGACTACCGATCAACCAATAGCAGCCTCTCTACTAGATCTTCTCTTTCACCAGGGAGCACCGGTTTTGGGAGATCACTGTCGAAACAATCCTTGGATATGGCCTTTAGACACATG GATATCGGACAGACCATTCCCAACAACCTGAGGCCGGTTTCAGCATCATCATCGACTTATAGTGTGAGGTCGGGACCTACAAGAAGTAGGACTTTGAGCGTTTCAAACTCTCCTCTTGCCACAAGCAGCACCACCAGTTCTGAACGAAGCGTAAATAACAACCATATGGCCGGTCTGGATGGAAGTGAGGTTGAAGAGGATATGATCAGTGAGAAAGGAAGCATTTGTTCCTCTACTCTCTCCATTGCCAGATAA
- the LOC122018236 gene encoding pentatricopeptide repeat-containing protein At2g29760, chloroplastic-like, producing MANQLLPSFPSFPSSIALPMRASNDSNRNCVRVNSNGDDHPVLQLLDDYRRLDTRTIHRIHCRMLRLGLLHHPFSASRLLVGASLSPSPDLAYARRLFDSIPFPNLFSWNTLIRAHAAGPDPRLALLLFARLLSDGPDDPDKFTFPFAIKAAAALSALREGAALHGMVVKSPFFSSDIFILNTLVHFYAACGDSGLALRVFDNIPSRDVVSWNSMINAFALGDRWDDALRLFEEMQRENVMPNDVTMVSAASICGKKCDLELGRRIHAYIQRNDDIEASSILDNALLDMYVKCGSLEDAELLFHSMNTKDSISWTTMLVGYCKLGHFHAARHLFDQMPDRDIASWNALISCYEQSGRSKEALDLFHDLQQADVKPDEVTLVAALSACSQLGALELGCWIHAYIKKNSFALNFHLTTSLIDMYSKCGDLEKALDVFESTKNRDVFVWSAMIAGFAMHGEGKEALDLFEQMQEAKVKPNGVTFTNLFCACSHAGLVDEGKLFFSKMLPVYGIAPNAEHYSCIVDILGRAGLLEEAKECIRNMPMPPSASVWGALLGACAIHRNVELGEHACKHLLKLEPRNHGAHVILSNLYARSGNWNAVARLRKSMKDSSLKKEAGCSSIEVQGVVHEFLVGDISHPLKEKIYLQLDEIASRLKAVGYVPDKKLVLQDIEEDAKERALSLHSEKLAIAFGLISTSSPAPIRITKNLRVCDDCHLVAKLVSGIYNRDIILRDRFRFHHFTGGLCSCMDYW from the coding sequence ATGGCGAATCAACTCTTGCCTTCCTTCCCTTCCTTCCCTTCCTCCATTGCTCTTCCAATGCGCGCATCCAACGACAGCAACAGGAACTGCGTCCGCGTCAATAGCAATGGCGACGACCATCCAGTGCTCCAGCTCCTCGACGACTACCGCCGCCTAGACACCAGGACAATCCACCGCATCCACTGCCGCATGCTCCGCCTCGGCCTCCTCCACCACCCGTTCTCCGCCAGCCGCCTCCTGGTCGGCGCTTCTCTCTCCCCCTCCCCGGACCTAGCCTACGCCCGCCGCCTGTTCGACAGCATCCCTTTCCCCAACCTCTTCTCCTGGAACACCCTCATCCGCGCCCACGCCGCCGGCCCCGACCCCCGCCTCGCCCTCCTCCTCTTCGCCCGCTTACTCTCCGACGGCCCCGACGACCCCGACAAGTTCACTTTCCCATTCGCCATCAAGGCCGCCGCGGCGCTCTCCGCCCTCCGCGAAGGCGCCGCGCTCCACGGCATGGTCGTCAAGTCCCCTTTTTTCAGCTCCGACATTTTCATCCTCAACACGCTCGTCCACTTCTACGCAGCGTGTGGCGATTCCGGTCTTGCCCTCAGGGTGTTCGACAATATCCCGTCCCGAGACGTCGTGTCCTGGAATTCCATGATCAATGCTTTCGCGCTGGGAGACCGCTGGGACGACGCTCTGCGATTGTTCGAGGAGATGCAGCGGGAGAACGTGATGCCCAACGACGTCACCATGGTCAGCGCCGCTTCCATCTGTGGGAAAAAGTGCGACTTGGAACTCGGAAGGCGCATCCATGCTTACATCCAGCGAAATGATGACATTGAGGCAAGCTCAATACTCGACAACGCTTTGCTCGACATGTACGTGAAGTGCGGAAGCTTGGAGGACGCAGAGTTGCTTTTCCACAGCATGAACACGAAGGACTCCATCTCCTGGACTACCATGCTTGTTGGGTATTGCAAATTAGGCCATTTTCATGCCGCTCGCCATCTGTTCGATCAAATGCCTGACCGTGATATCGCCTCTTGGAATGCTCTCATCTCATGCTATGAACAGAGTGGGCGTTCAAAGGAAGCACTGGATCTCTTTCACGATCTGCAGCAAGCTGATGTAAAGCCTGATGAGGTAACCTTAGTCGCTGCACTGTCTGCCTGTTCCCAATTGGGCGCACTGGAATTGGGTTGTTGGATCCATGCATACATCAAGAAGAACAGCTTCGCGTTGAATTTTCATCTGACCACTTCTCTTATCGACATGTACTCCAAGTGCGGAGATCTGGAGAAGGCGCTCGATGTGTTTGAATCTACGAAGAACAGGGATGTGTTTGTGTGGAGTGCCATGATTGCTGGATTCGCAATGCACGGGGAGGGAAAGGAAGCTTTGGATCTCTTTGAACAAATGCAGGAGGCCAAGGTCAAGCCTAATGGTGTTACTTTCACCAATTTGTTCTGTGCTTGTAGCCACGCAGGCTTGGTCGATGAGGGCAAGCTGTTTTTTAGCAAAATGCTTCCTGTCTACGGCATTGCACCGAATGCTGAGCACTACAGTTGTATCGTTGATATCCTAGGCCGCGCTGGGTTATTGGAAGAAGCTAAAGAGTGTATAAGGAATATGCCGATGCCGCCTAGTGCTTCGGTATGGGGAGCATTGCTTGGAGCCTGTGCTATCCATAGGAATGTTGAGCTAGGTGAGCATGCCTGTAAACATCTACTGAAGCTGGAGCCTAGAAACCACGGAGCACATGTAATTCTGTCTAACTTATACGCCAGGTCAGGAAATTGGAACGCCGTGGCAAGGCTGAGGAAGTCGATGAAAGACAGTTCGCTTAAAAAGGAAGCAGGTTGTAGCTCAATTGAGGTTCAAGGAGTTGTTCATGAGTTCCTGGTGGGGGATATATCTCACCCTCTGAAAGAGAAGATATATTTGCAACTGGATGAAATTGCATCAAGATTGAAAGCGGTGGGTTATGTACCTGATAAGAAACTGGTCTTGCAAGATATAGAAGAAGATGCGAAAGAGAGAGCACTTTCTTTGCATAGTGAGAAGCTGGCCATTGCGTTCGGTCTCATTAGTACCTCTTCTCCTGCACCAATAAGGATTACAAAGAATCTTCGTGTTTGCGACGATTGCCACTTGGTTGCCAAACTTGTGTCTGGTATATACAACAGGGACATAATCTTGAGAGACCGCTTTCGCTTCCATCATTTCACCGGAGGTTTATGTTCATGTATGGACTACTGGTGA